One window from the genome of Pedobacter schmidteae encodes:
- a CDS encoding non-ribosomal peptide synthetase has protein sequence MSYYNLTPVDFNPFEEEQEIDKIVFTNEPQKEIWLSCAIGQDDSNLAYNESVSLDLSGVFHYEHFSKSVQEVVQRHEALRATLSANGEMLIVYKNLPFEVVFEDISAQPDQQKLLKTFVAEQMLLVFDLQNGPLFRCFLHKLNDTHYFFTVVKHHIIGDGWSTGVFLEDLSKIYNAKVRGTDLQLTDAPQISEYAEAMTSFKLSNDYKTTQDYWVNMYKDNVPVLDLPIDFPRPSLRSYASNRIDYHLSLDLVAQIKEMGSKAGCSLVNSLLSAFEIFLYLKTNQKDIVVGLPAAGQAATGYFGLIGHCVNLLPLRTTINTDNTFVEFLKIRKSAFFDAYEHQQFTFGELIKQLNLKRDHSRIPLVPVVFNIDMGMDNAVAFDQLNYQLISNPRKFETFEIFLNATGSSSSFTLEWSYNTQLFKAETIHEMATEFEDLLTLLSKNPDLKIRDIRLSNASTWIAQLNSWNNTSSAYDSTRSFTTLLDENGVKFADKKAVSFKNRSLSYKQLVEQSNQLASYLINQGIKVGDIIGLAANRSMEMLVCLLGILKSGAVYVPLDPEYPRERIDFMLSDADAKILLISKDYAGLFESKATEIVIEDLDEILKAYQGVVPQVNITGNDLAYILYTSGSTGKPKGVKIMHRNLMNFLDSMQSAPGITAQDRLLAITTISFDIAGLELYLPLISGAELIICDTESLKDGRLLVDLLQEQAITMMQATPSTWMMMIDAGWKNTPTLKVLCGGEALPKELSDRLLEKSGEVWNMYGPTETTIWSTIKKIQKEDTILTIGRPIQNTQIYILNEEHQLLAPGIAGEICIGGEGVAAGYLNRQELTEERFIKDLFGDVSDARLYKTGDLGKFLENGEIHYLGRIDQQVKIRGHRIELGEIETAVTGLDEVKQAVVIAREDKANDKRIVAYVVLKDPEIREDNSPSWKERWDTIYDMAAQSGKGTEQADKKIDGILLEQWENSEDLVKQAAEWLQVSAKRIRGLNAKDILEIGSGGGQLLFELAPYCNSYVATDYAETAIEELKEKLAVTPEKWKHVTATTSAADDFSGLTSSFDLILIHSVAQYFPDTTYFLKVIAESVKRLNQGGCLFIGDMQGMNSLTMYHAMDHLSHAKTDTSLAEFKEVVSNRVRIEDEFVADPTFFYLLPKLIPEITGVDVQLRQGASRNETTKYHYDIWIYVKSTHTTSKPELSLNWSDLESVDTLKNYLQDQPKKIISLKNIANVRTVKDYALLNWMASADPDSPLMEIQNELQHSDAKLAYDPDILWELGQQFGYHSHIRWTSDGTDGYFEVVFIPENLTFVLPEPALPLNTNSTNIYDFARTPFSTNEVSISKSLTDHWATVLKRHLPNYMIPADFVAIKAFPLTPNHKIDKKALPKPQTRLNNIETVPQELNEYEKIISDIWCNTLGLKDIHIHDDFFELGGHSLLAVKVMAAIEKETGRRLPLATLFENATIASLAKKIQKNSTEKWEALVPIRTSGTKDPLFLIHGGGLNVLLFKSVSEYLEKDQPIYGIQALGLNHETQIPADLEKIAARYVAELLKVNPDGPYCIAGYSLGGFIAFEMAKQLTAMGKTIKLLGIMDTYAGRDGKTNVGLAKVTDKIKRQFFKIPFFFRSFFKHPVDVVVYQGKVMKYKIKKIFIANTAIEESTFTAYEQEIYNQYDFAHNNYVLSPADVKITLFRAKKRLYYLDDLVYMGWSKYARKGIDIYEVQGDHKTFLLPPNDKAFAMTLQKALDSLQ, from the coding sequence ATGTCCTATTATAACTTAACTCCGGTTGACTTTAACCCTTTTGAAGAAGAGCAGGAGATAGATAAAATTGTTTTTACAAATGAACCCCAAAAAGAAATATGGTTATCCTGCGCAATAGGACAAGATGATTCAAACCTTGCTTATAATGAATCTGTTTCCCTGGATTTAAGTGGGGTTTTTCATTATGAGCATTTTAGCAAATCTGTTCAGGAGGTGGTACAAAGACACGAAGCCTTACGGGCTACGCTAAGTGCCAACGGAGAAATGCTTATCGTTTACAAAAACCTTCCTTTCGAAGTTGTTTTTGAAGATATTTCTGCCCAACCTGATCAACAAAAGTTGCTAAAAACTTTTGTTGCCGAACAAATGCTATTGGTATTTGATTTGCAAAACGGCCCTTTGTTCAGATGCTTTTTACATAAATTAAATGATACCCATTATTTTTTCACCGTAGTTAAACATCATATTATTGGTGATGGATGGTCGACCGGTGTATTTCTGGAAGATCTAAGTAAAATATATAATGCCAAAGTACGGGGTACAGATTTGCAATTAACCGATGCACCCCAAATTAGTGAGTATGCAGAGGCTATGACCAGTTTTAAGTTAAGTAACGACTATAAAACAACGCAAGACTATTGGGTAAATATGTATAAGGACAACGTCCCTGTTTTGGATTTGCCAATTGATTTCCCCCGCCCCTCACTACGTTCTTATGCATCCAATCGGATAGACTATCATTTGTCGCTGGACCTGGTTGCCCAGATAAAAGAAATGGGATCAAAAGCAGGATGCAGTTTGGTAAATTCTTTGCTTAGTGCATTTGAAATATTTCTTTATCTTAAAACCAACCAAAAAGATATTGTGGTAGGACTACCTGCCGCAGGCCAGGCTGCCACCGGATATTTTGGACTTATTGGTCATTGTGTTAATCTGCTCCCGCTAAGAACTACAATAAATACCGATAATACATTTGTTGAGTTTTTAAAAATTAGAAAATCAGCTTTTTTTGATGCTTATGAACATCAGCAGTTCACTTTTGGAGAACTGATTAAGCAACTGAACCTTAAACGAGATCATTCACGTATTCCATTGGTTCCGGTAGTATTTAATATCGATATGGGGATGGATAACGCTGTAGCCTTTGATCAGTTAAATTATCAGCTGATATCCAATCCCAGAAAGTTTGAAACATTTGAAATATTTCTCAATGCAACGGGCTCCAGCTCTTCATTCACACTGGAATGGTCTTATAACACGCAGTTGTTTAAAGCAGAAACCATCCATGAAATGGCCACAGAATTTGAAGATTTATTGACCTTGCTTTCAAAAAATCCAGACTTAAAGATCAGGGACATTCGTTTAAGCAATGCTTCTACCTGGATAGCACAATTAAATTCTTGGAACAATACATCTTCGGCTTATGATAGCACCCGGTCTTTTACCACCTTACTGGATGAAAACGGTGTTAAGTTTGCAGATAAAAAAGCAGTAAGTTTTAAAAATAGGTCTTTAAGTTATAAACAACTTGTTGAGCAATCCAATCAGCTGGCCTCCTATCTGATAAACCAAGGTATAAAAGTTGGTGATATAATAGGACTTGCAGCTAACCGCTCGATGGAAATGTTGGTTTGCTTACTTGGAATTTTGAAATCAGGAGCAGTATACGTTCCACTTGATCCCGAATATCCTCGCGAACGGATTGATTTCATGCTTTCAGATGCTGACGCTAAAATATTACTCATATCTAAAGACTATGCTGGCCTATTCGAATCAAAAGCAACGGAAATCGTCATTGAGGACCTTGATGAAATATTGAAGGCATATCAGGGTGTCGTTCCTCAGGTAAACATCACCGGAAATGACCTGGCTTACATTTTATATACATCAGGTTCGACGGGAAAACCAAAAGGAGTAAAAATCATGCACCGGAATTTGATGAATTTTCTTGACAGCATGCAATCAGCCCCCGGGATTACAGCACAAGACCGCTTACTGGCTATTACAACAATATCTTTTGACATTGCCGGACTTGAATTATATCTACCGCTTATTTCAGGCGCAGAGTTGATTATCTGTGACACAGAATCATTGAAAGATGGCAGACTCCTGGTTGATTTGTTACAAGAACAAGCTATCACCATGATGCAGGCCACTCCTTCTACCTGGATGATGATGATTGATGCAGGATGGAAAAACACACCTACATTGAAAGTATTATGTGGTGGTGAGGCACTTCCAAAAGAACTATCAGATCGCTTGCTTGAAAAATCAGGAGAAGTTTGGAATATGTATGGTCCTACGGAAACAACAATTTGGTCTACCATAAAAAAGATCCAAAAAGAGGATACAATATTAACTATTGGACGTCCCATTCAAAATACTCAGATTTATATTTTAAATGAGGAACACCAATTGCTGGCCCCCGGTATTGCAGGTGAAATCTGTATAGGAGGTGAAGGTGTTGCGGCCGGATACCTGAACCGCCAGGAATTGACAGAAGAGCGATTTATTAAGGACCTTTTTGGCGATGTTTCGGATGCCAGACTATATAAAACCGGAGATCTGGGGAAATTCCTGGAAAATGGGGAAATTCATTATCTCGGCCGAATAGATCAACAGGTAAAAATACGCGGACACAGAATTGAGTTGGGAGAAATAGAAACGGCAGTAACAGGTCTGGATGAAGTAAAACAAGCAGTAGTCATAGCCAGAGAAGACAAAGCCAACGATAAACGTATTGTTGCTTACGTAGTATTGAAAGATCCAGAGATCCGGGAGGATAATAGTCCTTCATGGAAGGAACGCTGGGATACCATATATGATATGGCAGCACAGTCGGGAAAAGGCACCGAACAGGCAGACAAGAAAATAGATGGAATATTACTTGAACAATGGGAAAATTCGGAAGACCTGGTAAAACAAGCTGCAGAATGGCTACAAGTATCTGCCAAAAGAATCAGAGGGTTAAATGCAAAAGATATTCTTGAAATTGGAAGTGGAGGTGGTCAACTTTTATTTGAACTAGCCCCCTATTGCAATTCTTATGTAGCAACCGACTATGCCGAAACTGCCATTGAAGAGCTTAAAGAAAAGCTGGCTGTCACACCTGAAAAATGGAAACATGTAACAGCAACAACAAGTGCAGCAGATGATTTTAGCGGTTTGACCTCTTCTTTTGATCTGATACTGATCCATAGTGTAGCGCAGTATTTTCCCGATACCACTTACTTCTTAAAGGTAATTGCAGAATCCGTGAAAAGGTTAAATCAAGGCGGTTGTTTGTTTATTGGCGATATGCAAGGGATGAATTCGTTAACGATGTACCATGCTATGGATCATCTTTCTCATGCAAAAACAGACACCAGTTTAGCAGAATTTAAAGAAGTAGTAAGCAACAGAGTAAGGATCGAAGATGAATTTGTGGCAGACCCGACATTCTTTTACCTTTTACCTAAATTGATACCGGAAATTACCGGCGTTGATGTACAGTTAAGACAGGGAGCATCAAGAAATGAAACGACTAAGTACCATTACGATATCTGGATTTATGTAAAATCGACGCATACTACCTCAAAGCCTGAACTCAGCCTAAACTGGAGCGACCTGGAATCCGTAGATACTTTAAAAAACTACCTACAGGATCAACCGAAAAAAATTATTTCTTTAAAAAATATTGCCAATGTCCGTACTGTAAAAGATTATGCCTTATTGAATTGGATGGCATCGGCAGATCCTGATTCGCCGCTGATGGAAATTCAAAATGAACTTCAGCATAGCGATGCTAAATTAGCTTATGACCCGGATATATTATGGGAACTTGGTCAGCAATTCGGATACCATAGTCACATCAGATGGACCAGCGACGGCACAGACGGGTATTTTGAAGTAGTCTTTATTCCCGAGAATCTGACATTCGTTTTACCGGAACCTGCATTACCTCTAAACACAAACAGTACCAATATTTATGACTTTGCGAGAACACCATTCTCTACAAATGAAGTTAGCATATCAAAATCCCTGACCGATCATTGGGCAACAGTCCTAAAGCGTCATCTGCCAAATTATATGATCCCGGCTGATTTTGTGGCCATTAAAGCATTTCCTTTAACTCCAAATCATAAAATTGATAAAAAAGCACTACCTAAACCTCAAACCAGACTAAATAATATAGAAACAGTTCCTCAGGAACTAAATGAGTATGAAAAAATTATTTCTGACATCTGGTGCAACACGCTGGGATTAAAAGACATCCATATTCATGACGACTTTTTTGAGTTGGGGGGACATTCTTTGCTTGCTGTTAAAGTGATGGCCGCAATTGAAAAAGAGACAGGCCGGCGTTTGCCCCTGGCTACGCTTTTTGAAAATGCGACAATAGCATCCTTAGCAAAAAAAATTCAGAAAAATAGCACAGAAAAATGGGAAGCTCTGGTACCAATAAGAACAAGCGGGACAAAAGATCCTCTTTTTTTGATCCATGGTGGAGGTTTAAATGTTTTACTCTTTAAATCTGTAAGTGAATACCTCGAGAAAGACCAACCAATTTATGGTATCCAAGCTTTGGGGCTAAATCATGAAACCCAAATACCTGCCGATCTCGAAAAAATTGCAGCACGATATGTTGCTGAATTATTAAAGGTTAACCCTGATGGTCCTTATTGCATTGCGGGTTACTCATTAGGCGGTTTTATTGCTTTTGAAATGGCTAAGCAGTTAACAGCCATGGGCAAAACAATTAAACTACTCGGTATAATGGATACTTATGCCGGTAGAGATGGTAAAACCAATGTTGGCCTAGCTAAAGTGACAGATAAAATAAAAAGGCAGTTCTTTAAAATTCCATTTTTCTTCCGTTCATTCTTTAAACACCCGGTAGATGTGGTAGTTTACCAGGGAAAGGTTATGAAATATAAAATCAAAAAGATTTTTATTGCCAATACAGCTATTGAAGAAAGTACTTTTACAGCATATGAACAGGAAATTTACAATCAATATGATTTTGCACACAATAATTATGTATTAAGTCCTGCTGATGTTAAAATTACACTTTTCAGAGCTAAAAAAAGGTTGTACTATTTGGATGACCTGGTTTATATGGGCTGGAGTAAATATGCAAGAAAAGGCATAGATATTTATGAAGTTCAGGGAGATCATAAAACGTTCTTACTTCCTCCAAATGATAAAGCTTTTGCTATGACGTTACAAAAGGCACTAGATAGTTTACAATAA